The Trueperaceae bacterium genome window below encodes:
- a CDS encoding CarD family transcriptional regulator has translation MKDSAKTFKSGDQVVLPPYGVGVVSGTTDRAVGGTVQKYYQVEFPNGTSRAYVPVNAPFGAGLRPALTQEEVQSVLERLQNGRITLPKQWAARHRKVTDILTSGDPYQIATLASELRRWDLERGLPDLDRQAYRRAIRLLAGEISAVLGISESEARALMGVGEEDALN, from the coding sequence TTGAAAGACTCAGCGAAGACGTTCAAGAGCGGCGACCAGGTCGTCCTCCCGCCCTACGGCGTCGGCGTGGTGTCCGGCACCACCGACCGCGCCGTCGGGGGCACGGTCCAGAAGTACTACCAGGTCGAGTTCCCGAACGGAACGTCTCGCGCCTACGTCCCCGTCAACGCCCCGTTCGGCGCCGGCCTCCGGCCCGCGCTGACGCAGGAGGAGGTCCAGAGCGTCCTCGAGCGCCTGCAGAACGGCCGCATCACCCTGCCGAAGCAGTGGGCGGCGCGCCACCGCAAGGTCACCGACATCCTCACGAGCGGCGACCCCTACCAGATCGCCACCCTCGCCAGCGAGCTGCGCCGCTGGGACCTCGAGCGCGGCCTGCCCGACCTCGACCGCCAGGCCTACCGCCGCGCCATCCGGCTCCTCGCCGGCGAGATCAGCGCCGTGCTCGGCATCTCCGAGAGCGAGGCCCGCGCCCTCATGGGCGTGGGCGAGGAGGACGCGCTCAACTAG
- the rplA gene encoding 50S ribosomal protein L1, which produces MPRHGKRYRKLTELVEKDKVYSPAEAAQLVKQLATAKFDETVEAHFRLGIDPRKSDQNVRGTVALPHGTGRTVRVLAITQGEGVAAAEAAGADFVGGTDVIERILGGWMEFDAVVATPDMMAQVGSKLGRVLGPRGLLPNPKAGTVGTDIGAIVRALKAGQIEFRSDKTGVVHAPIGKASFAAEQLAENLEALKHAVEAAKPETAKGQYLRTIYLTTTMGPSVRVALAAPRVEA; this is translated from the coding sequence ATGCCTAGGCACGGCAAGCGCTACCGCAAGCTCACGGAGCTCGTAGAGAAGGACAAGGTCTACAGCCCGGCCGAGGCGGCGCAGCTCGTCAAGCAGCTGGCCACCGCGAAGTTCGACGAGACCGTCGAGGCGCACTTCCGCCTCGGCATCGACCCGCGCAAGTCCGACCAGAACGTCCGCGGCACGGTCGCGCTGCCCCACGGCACCGGCCGCACGGTGCGCGTGCTCGCCATCACCCAGGGTGAGGGCGTGGCCGCCGCCGAGGCCGCCGGCGCCGACTTCGTCGGCGGGACCGACGTGATCGAGCGCATCCTCGGCGGCTGGATGGAGTTCGACGCCGTCGTGGCGACGCCCGACATGATGGCCCAGGTGGGCTCGAAGCTCGGGCGCGTGCTCGGACCCCGCGGCCTGCTGCCGAACCCGAAGGCCGGCACCGTCGGCACCGACATCGGCGCCATCGTCCGCGCCCTCAAGGCCGGCCAGATCGAGTTCCGCAGCGACAAGACCGGCGTCGTCCACGCGCCCATCGGCAAGGCCAGCTTCGCCGCCGAGCAGCTCGCGGAGAACCTCGAGGCGCTCAAGCACGCGGTGGAGGCGGCCAAGCCCGAGACGGCGAAGGGCCAGTACCTGAGGACGATCTACCTCACCACGACCATGGGCCCGAGCGTCAGGGTCGCCCTGGCCGCTCCCCGAGTGGAGGCCTGA
- the rplK gene encoding 50S ribosomal protein L11: MAKKVVGVVKLQLPAGGATPAPPVGPALGQHGANIMQFVKEYNAATASQAGAIVPVEITIYADRSFTFVTKTPPASYLIKKAAGIDKGSGAPNKSPVGRLTWDQCLELGRQKMADLNANDEVAAARIIAGTARSMGVTVEGAPDA; encoded by the coding sequence ATGGCTAAGAAGGTAGTTGGCGTCGTCAAGCTCCAGCTCCCGGCTGGAGGCGCGACGCCGGCGCCCCCCGTGGGCCCGGCGCTCGGCCAGCACGGCGCCAACATCATGCAGTTCGTGAAGGAGTACAACGCCGCCACGGCCTCGCAGGCCGGGGCGATCGTGCCGGTGGAGATCACGATCTACGCCGACCGCTCCTTCACGTTCGTCACGAAGACGCCGCCGGCGAGCTATCTGATCAAGAAGGCCGCGGGCATCGACAAGGGCTCCGGCGCCCCGAACAAGAGCCCCGTCGGCCGCCTCACCTGGGACCAGTGCCTCGAGCTGGGCCGCCAGAAGATGGCCGACCTCAACGCCAACGACGAGGTCGCCGCCGCCCGCATCATCGCCGGCACGGCGCGCTCGATGGGCGTGACCGTCGAGGGGGCCCCCGATGCCTAG
- the rplL gene encoding 50S ribosomal protein L7/L12, with amino-acid sequence MAFDREALIEQLSGLTVMELVDLVDGLKEKWGVEAAAAMPMGAMMAVPAAGGEAPAAAEEQTEFTVSITSAGDKKLQVIKEVRAITNLGLKEAKDLVEAGGVVVENVSKDEANDIKAKLEAAGATVEVK; translated from the coding sequence ATGGCATTCGACAGGGAAGCGCTGATCGAACAGCTCAGCGGACTCACCGTGATGGAGCTCGTCGACCTCGTCGACGGGCTGAAGGAGAAGTGGGGCGTGGAGGCCGCGGCCGCCATGCCCATGGGCGCCATGATGGCCGTCCCGGCCGCCGGCGGCGAGGCCCCGGCCGCCGCCGAGGAGCAGACCGAGTTCACCGTCTCGATCACGAGCGCGGGCGACAAGAAGCTCCAGGTCATCAAGGAGGTGCGCGCCATCACCAACCTCGGCCTCAAGGAGGCCAAGGACCTGGTCGAGGCCGGCGGCGTCGTGGTGGAGAACGTCTCGAAGGACGAGGCGAACGACATCAAGGCGAAGCTCGAGGCCGCGGGCGCCACCGTCGAGGTCAAGTAA
- the rplJ gene encoding 50S ribosomal protein L10, with translation MANPRNQAAVQMLREQLGGAATFFLVDYQGLSAGEFGQLRNQVRQAGGRVLVAKNTLINVVLKEQGVEGFEEVLTGPTALVLVGEDVAAPVKAIRDFAKNHPKELPVSKGGRLEGTALGPDALERVARLPTKAQVQSQLLGTLLAPLQQLVGVLAAPPQKLVTVIDNYADKQKQAQEA, from the coding sequence ATGGCGAACCCCAGGAACCAAGCGGCCGTCCAGATGCTGCGCGAGCAGCTCGGCGGCGCCGCGACGTTCTTCCTGGTGGACTACCAGGGGCTCTCCGCGGGTGAGTTCGGCCAGCTGCGCAACCAGGTGCGGCAGGCCGGCGGCAGGGTCCTAGTCGCCAAGAACACCCTCATCAACGTCGTGCTCAAGGAGCAGGGCGTCGAGGGGTTCGAGGAGGTCCTCACCGGGCCGACCGCACTCGTCCTCGTGGGCGAGGACGTGGCGGCGCCGGTGAAGGCCATCAGGGACTTCGCCAAGAACCACCCGAAGGAGCTCCCGGTGTCGAAGGGGGGCAGGCTCGAGGGCACGGCCCTCGGACCCGACGCGCTCGAGCGCGTCGCGAGGCTGCCCACCAAGGCCCAGGTGCAGAGCCAGCTGCTCGGCACGCTGCTCGCCCCGCTGCAGCAGCTCGTCGGCGTCCTCGCCGCGCCGCCGCAGAAGCTGGTGACCGTCATCGACAACTACGCGGACAAGCAGAAGCAAGCTCAGGAGGCTTGA
- a CDS encoding DNA-directed RNA polymerase subunit beta gives MREIVNFGRIKEVIDLPNLTNIQIKSYESLLQLDKSPAERENIGLQAAFKEVFPIDETERGRQTDLVLDFLEYRLQPPEYDPDECREKDLTYHAGLFAKLQLVHKDTGLIKEDEVFLGDLPLMTEDGSFIINGADRVIVSQIHRSPGVYFTGQVQPDGEKRYTASIIPMPKRGPWIEVEFDNQGVLWMKVNKRKFPFTLLLRVLGYGDTQIRELFAGNESLVDVTFEQDGAAGITPDEALLRLFTVLRPGDPPKVDKATQYLFGLLADPRRYDLGDAGRYKMNDKLGLSYRANTLLGYEDGRFVDYGLVPTLQYLVNLQAGREGYQEDDIDHLGNRRIRTVGELVADQIRVGLGRMARGVRERMLLGNPDAATPQKLVNSRPIVAALREFFGRSQLSQFKDQVNPLSELRHKRRISALGPGGLTRERAGFDVRDVHRTHYGRICPIETPEGANIGLITSLASYARVNDLGFIEAPYRVVTDGRVTDEVVYITAHEEDKHTIAQANTPLNDDGTFAVDTIVARRLGDPFFVSADEVDLMDVSPKQVISVPTSLIPFLEHDDANRALMGSNMQSQAVPLIKAESPFVGTGVEERVSRDSGTVVLATDDGVVTYVDANRIVIENAKGVATEYLLTRFQRSNQNTNLNQQPIVGLGQKVKKGDVIADGPASQNGRLALGQNVLIALMPFDGYNFEDAIVLSESLVRRDIFTSVHIEKFEKEARDTKLGPEKITRDIPGLSEAALRDLDEDGVVRIGAEVRPGDILVGHTSFKGEKDPTPEERLLRSIFGEKAKEVKDTSLKVPPGDGGIVLRTVRFRRGDPGVELRPGVQEMVRVYVAQKRRLIEGDKLANRHGNKGVVAKILPPEDMPYLEDGTPVDLVFNPLGVPSRMNLGQILETHLGMAALKLGVNYVTPVFDGANEETIKDLLEQAAMKDLEEYKQHDFGWDRRELQVYKRAAKLGVLPEGLDPESAYKALARTGKAVLYDGRTGDAIDAPIVVGIMYIMKLYHMVEDKMHARSTGPYSLITQQPLGGKAQFGGQRLGEMEVWALKAHGAAYTLQEMLTIKSDDIDGRNAAYEAIVKGNDVLEPTIPESFKVLVKELHSLALDVKVLDDEDKPVNIFDETGRHW, from the coding sequence ATGCGCGAGATCGTGAACTTCGGCAGGATCAAGGAGGTCATCGACCTCCCGAACCTGACGAACATCCAGATTAAGTCGTACGAGAGCCTCCTGCAGCTCGACAAGTCGCCGGCGGAGCGCGAGAACATCGGGCTCCAGGCCGCGTTCAAGGAGGTCTTCCCGATCGACGAGACGGAACGCGGCCGCCAGACCGACCTCGTCCTCGACTTCCTCGAGTACCGCCTCCAGCCGCCTGAGTACGACCCCGACGAGTGCCGCGAGAAGGACCTCACCTACCACGCCGGCCTCTTCGCCAAGCTGCAGCTCGTCCACAAGGACACGGGCCTGATCAAGGAGGACGAGGTCTTCCTCGGCGACCTGCCCCTCATGACCGAGGACGGCAGCTTCATCATCAACGGCGCCGACCGCGTGATCGTCTCGCAGATCCACCGCTCGCCAGGCGTCTACTTCACGGGGCAGGTCCAGCCCGACGGCGAGAAGCGCTACACGGCCAGCATCATCCCGATGCCGAAGCGCGGCCCCTGGATCGAGGTGGAGTTCGACAACCAGGGCGTGCTGTGGATGAAGGTGAACAAGCGCAAGTTCCCCTTCACCCTGCTGCTGCGCGTGCTCGGCTACGGCGACACCCAGATCCGCGAGCTCTTCGCCGGCAACGAGTCCCTCGTCGACGTCACGTTCGAGCAGGACGGCGCCGCCGGCATCACGCCGGACGAGGCGCTGCTGCGCCTGTTCACGGTGCTCCGGCCCGGCGACCCGCCCAAGGTCGACAAGGCCACGCAGTACCTCTTCGGCCTGCTGGCCGACCCGCGCCGCTACGACCTGGGCGACGCCGGGCGCTACAAGATGAACGACAAGCTCGGCCTCTCGTACCGCGCGAACACGCTGCTCGGCTACGAGGACGGGCGCTTCGTCGACTACGGCCTGGTGCCCACGCTGCAGTACCTCGTGAACCTGCAGGCCGGCAGGGAGGGCTACCAGGAGGACGACATCGACCACCTGGGCAACCGGCGCATCAGGACCGTCGGCGAGCTCGTCGCCGACCAGATCCGCGTCGGCCTGGGCCGCATGGCGCGCGGCGTGCGCGAGCGCATGCTGCTCGGCAACCCCGACGCCGCCACGCCGCAGAAGCTCGTGAACAGCCGCCCCATCGTCGCGGCGCTGCGCGAGTTCTTCGGCCGCAGCCAGCTCTCGCAGTTCAAGGACCAGGTCAACCCGCTCTCCGAGCTCAGGCACAAGCGGCGCATCTCGGCGCTCGGCCCCGGCGGCCTGACCCGCGAGCGCGCCGGCTTCGACGTGCGCGACGTGCACCGCACGCACTACGGGCGCATCTGCCCGATCGAGACGCCCGAGGGCGCGAACATCGGCCTCATCACCTCGCTCGCGTCCTACGCGCGCGTGAACGACCTCGGCTTCATCGAGGCGCCCTACCGCGTGGTCACGGACGGGCGCGTGACCGACGAGGTCGTCTACATCACCGCCCACGAGGAGGACAAGCACACGATCGCGCAGGCGAACACGCCTCTGAACGACGACGGCACGTTCGCCGTCGACACGATCGTCGCGCGCCGCCTCGGCGACCCGTTCTTCGTCTCGGCCGACGAGGTCGACCTGATGGACGTCTCGCCGAAGCAGGTCATCTCGGTGCCCACCTCCCTGATCCCGTTCCTCGAGCACGACGACGCGAACCGCGCGTTGATGGGCTCGAACATGCAGTCGCAGGCGGTGCCGCTCATCAAGGCCGAGTCGCCGTTCGTGGGCACGGGCGTCGAGGAGCGCGTCTCGCGCGACTCCGGCACCGTGGTGCTGGCGACCGACGACGGCGTCGTCACCTACGTCGACGCCAACCGCATCGTCATCGAGAACGCCAAGGGCGTCGCCACCGAGTACCTGCTCACGCGGTTCCAGCGCTCGAACCAGAACACGAACCTCAACCAGCAGCCGATCGTCGGCCTGGGCCAGAAGGTGAAGAAGGGCGACGTCATCGCCGACGGGCCCGCCTCGCAGAACGGCCGCCTGGCGCTGGGCCAGAACGTGCTCATCGCGCTGATGCCGTTCGACGGCTACAACTTCGAGGACGCCATCGTCCTCTCCGAGAGCCTGGTCAGGCGCGACATCTTCACGAGCGTCCACATCGAGAAGTTCGAGAAGGAGGCGCGCGACACCAAGCTGGGGCCCGAGAAGATCACGCGCGACATCCCCGGGCTCTCCGAGGCCGCGCTGCGCGACCTCGACGAGGACGGCGTCGTGCGCATCGGCGCCGAGGTGCGTCCCGGCGACATCCTCGTCGGCCACACCAGCTTCAAGGGCGAGAAGGACCCCACGCCCGAGGAGCGCCTGCTGCGCTCGATCTTCGGCGAGAAGGCCAAGGAGGTCAAGGACACCTCGCTCAAGGTCCCGCCGGGTGACGGCGGCATCGTGCTGCGCACGGTGCGCTTCCGCCGCGGCGACCCCGGCGTCGAGCTGCGCCCCGGCGTCCAGGAGATGGTCCGCGTCTACGTGGCGCAGAAGCGTCGCCTGATCGAGGGCGACAAGCTGGCGAACCGCCACGGGAACAAGGGCGTCGTCGCGAAGATCCTCCCGCCCGAGGACATGCCGTACCTCGAGGACGGCACGCCCGTCGACCTCGTCTTCAACCCGCTCGGCGTGCCCTCGCGCATGAACCTCGGCCAGATCCTCGAGACGCACCTCGGCATGGCGGCGCTGAAGCTCGGCGTGAACTACGTGACGCCGGTGTTCGACGGCGCCAACGAGGAGACGATCAAGGACCTCCTCGAGCAGGCCGCGATGAAGGACCTCGAGGAGTACAAGCAGCACGACTTCGGCTGGGACAGGCGCGAGCTGCAGGTCTACAAGCGCGCCGCCAAGCTGGGCGTGCTGCCGGAGGGCCTCGACCCCGAGTCCGCCTACAAGGCGCTGGCCCGCACCGGCAAGGCCGTGCTCTACGACGGGCGCACGGGCGACGCGATCGACGCGCCGATCGTCGTCGGGATCATGTACATCATGAAGCTCTACCACATGGTCGAGGACAAGATGCACGCCCGGTCCACCGGGCCGTACAGCCTCATCACCCAGCAGCCGCTGGGCGGCAAGGCGCAGTTCGGCGGTCAGCGGCTGGGCGAGATGGAGGTGTGGGCGCTCAAGGCGCACGGCGCGGCCTACACGCTCCAGGAGATGCTCACGATCAAGTCGGACGACATCGACGGTAGGAACGCGGCCTACGAGGCCATAGTCAAGGGCAACGACGTGCTCGAGCCCACGATCCCCGAGTCGTTCAAGGTCCTCGTCAAGGAGCTCCACTCGCTGGCGCTCGACGTCAAGGTCCTCGACGACGAGGACAAGCCCGTGAACATCTTCGACGAGACTGGGAGGCACTGGTGA
- a CDS encoding DNA-directed RNA polymerase subunit beta' — MSDTRLNNAFRDAARAREPQREFARVQIGIASPDTIRRWSYGEITKPETINYRTLKPERDGLFDEKIFGPEKDWECACGKYRGQRFAGKTCERCGVEVTRSTVRRYRMGHIELATPCAHIWYVKDIPNKVGALLNLSTSQLEQVLYFAKYIVTDPQDAKLGDRPLKRGDLLSDDEHRQLRYGLQETYTIPGGEDAVVADGEWVEAGQQLAKGVKSKIAGIAQYRFPRRIRLDYRESRDARLIIPKKDFIEEEDGYKGGQPIAELSEDVVVTSENEGVVELLPIGSDGGIVVVRDVDTEEVLVSYLLPAGMEPSVTGGEFVEEGDELATAKAGTTLSLPTGATAELRASKAKGTSVTVTLKVEWERSEQHEMNPTMHVLVGDGAEVQPGEKVVGAIDAAQEIVAAAAGTVRLSHPASIIVSRARVYPYEDEPIVVNGDRVKVGDELADDGRVRSEIEGRVEIDLVRRQVRVIESYDFEAKMGAEAIKELLETLDLQQLEAELVEEMNSPSRHKRAKARKRLEIVRAFRRSGNDPAWMILEAVPVMPPSLRPMVQVEGGRFATSDLNDLYRRLINRNNRLKKLMQQGAPEMIVRNEKRMLQEAVDALIDNGRRGAPVLHPGSDRPYRSLTDLLGGKQGRFRQNLLGKRVDYSGRSVIVVGPQLKLHQCGVPKRMALELFKPFLFKKLEERGLANNIKSARKKLERYRDVQDEVWDALEEVIADKVVLLNRAPTLHRLGIQAFEPVLVEGQAIQLHPLVCEAFNADFDGDQMAIHVPLSVYAQAEARLQMLASHNLLSPAHGGPNVNATRDIVLGLYVLTQLHTGRKGAGNEYDSAEDALAAYDAGEVDLNSPIKVAGRETSVGRLKYRFGSVDEALMAVQEGFIDMQDPVTIKIDGELVETSPGRAMFGRIVRETLAAGGEVPADLIRYDTVYERGALRDLVVESFKRLGIERTAALLDGLKQYGFELSTTSGITIGIDDVAIPEKKRDLIAEAQQKLNRIQEAAERGFMTERERFSQVIRLWNDTTEQVKDAVFENFSKNMPFNPLFVMAQSGARGNPQQIRQLAGMRGLMANPSGETIELPIRANFREGLDVLEYFISTHGARKGGADTALRTADSGYLTRKLVDVAHEIVVREEDCGSAEFIEVPLYLPEGRPRPRGHLEMSLYGRRLALDLEIGGFKKEAGEVLYMEDVRAIAARMADDPDVRSVAVRSPLTCQTRAGVCIACYGLDMSLMRDVSLGEAVGTIAAESIGEPGTQLTMRTFHTGGIATGADITQGLPRVIELVEARKPKVRAVISEVDGVVSLEEEDDRVRVTVTSDDGEFVKTYKIDRTMRLVVKDGDRVEAGDPLTRGSINPHDLLESRGPDAVRAYLVDEIQKVYRGQGVSVHDKHIEIVVRQMLKYVEVIDGGDSDYLAGQTVERFDIEEVNQQLMAEGKTPATWKPLLLGITKASLSTKSWLSAASFQHTTHVLTEAALAGKVDDLVGLKENVILGRLVPAGTGLDAIRKTRVADERTLAKLAEKRPAEEAPAAQRPAAPVAAQQPEVRG, encoded by the coding sequence GTGAGCGACACTCGCCTCAACAACGCGTTCCGTGACGCCGCCCGCGCGCGCGAGCCGCAGCGCGAGTTCGCCCGCGTCCAGATCGGCATCGCGTCGCCCGACACGATCCGGCGCTGGAGCTACGGCGAGATCACGAAGCCGGAGACGATCAACTACCGCACCCTCAAGCCGGAGCGGGACGGCCTCTTCGACGAGAAGATCTTCGGTCCGGAGAAGGACTGGGAGTGCGCCTGCGGCAAGTACCGCGGCCAGCGCTTCGCCGGCAAGACCTGCGAGCGCTGCGGCGTCGAGGTCACCCGCTCCACGGTGCGCCGCTACCGCATGGGCCACATCGAGCTGGCGACCCCTTGCGCGCACATCTGGTACGTCAAGGACATCCCCAACAAGGTCGGGGCGCTCCTGAACCTCTCGACCTCGCAGCTCGAGCAGGTCCTCTACTTCGCCAAGTACATCGTCACCGACCCGCAGGACGCGAAGCTGGGCGACAGGCCGCTCAAGCGCGGCGACCTGCTCTCCGACGACGAGCACCGCCAGCTCCGCTACGGCCTGCAGGAGACCTACACGATCCCCGGCGGCGAGGACGCCGTCGTGGCCGACGGCGAGTGGGTCGAGGCCGGCCAGCAGCTCGCCAAGGGCGTGAAGTCGAAGATCGCCGGCATCGCGCAGTACCGCTTCCCGCGGCGCATCAGGCTCGACTACCGCGAGTCGCGCGACGCCAGGCTGATCATCCCGAAGAAGGACTTCATCGAGGAGGAGGACGGCTACAAGGGCGGCCAGCCCATCGCCGAGCTCTCCGAGGACGTCGTCGTCACGTCCGAGAACGAGGGCGTGGTCGAGCTGCTGCCCATCGGCAGCGACGGCGGCATCGTCGTCGTCCGCGACGTCGACACCGAGGAGGTCCTCGTCAGCTACCTGCTGCCGGCCGGCATGGAGCCCTCGGTCACCGGCGGCGAGTTCGTCGAGGAGGGCGACGAGCTGGCCACGGCGAAGGCCGGCACGACCCTCTCCCTGCCCACCGGCGCCACCGCCGAGCTGCGCGCCAGCAAGGCCAAGGGCACGAGCGTCACGGTCACGCTCAAGGTCGAGTGGGAGCGCAGCGAGCAGCACGAGATGAACCCCACCATGCACGTGCTGGTGGGCGACGGCGCCGAGGTGCAGCCGGGCGAGAAGGTCGTCGGCGCCATCGACGCCGCCCAGGAGATCGTCGCGGCCGCCGCCGGCACCGTCAGGCTGTCGCACCCGGCGAGCATCATCGTCTCGCGCGCCCGCGTCTACCCCTACGAGGACGAGCCGATCGTCGTGAACGGCGACCGCGTGAAGGTGGGCGACGAGCTGGCCGACGACGGGAGGGTCAGGAGCGAGATCGAGGGACGCGTCGAGATCGACCTCGTCAGGCGCCAGGTCCGCGTCATCGAGAGCTACGACTTCGAGGCCAAGATGGGCGCCGAGGCGATCAAGGAGCTCCTCGAGACCCTCGACCTGCAGCAGCTCGAGGCCGAGCTCGTCGAGGAGATGAACTCGCCCTCGCGGCACAAGCGCGCCAAGGCCCGCAAGCGCCTCGAGATCGTCAGGGCGTTCCGCCGCTCCGGCAACGACCCGGCGTGGATGATCCTCGAGGCCGTGCCGGTGATGCCGCCGAGCCTGCGGCCGATGGTGCAGGTCGAGGGCGGGCGCTTCGCGACCTCCGACCTCAACGACCTCTACCGCCGCCTGATCAACAGGAACAACCGCCTCAAGAAGCTGATGCAGCAGGGCGCGCCCGAGATGATCGTGCGCAACGAGAAGCGCATGCTGCAGGAGGCCGTCGACGCCCTCATCGACAACGGCCGCCGCGGCGCGCCGGTCCTGCACCCCGGCTCCGACCGTCCGTACCGCTCGCTCACCGACCTGCTGGGCGGCAAGCAGGGCCGCTTCCGCCAGAACCTGCTCGGCAAGCGCGTCGACTACTCGGGCCGCTCGGTGATCGTCGTCGGCCCGCAGCTCAAGCTGCACCAGTGCGGCGTGCCCAAGCGCATGGCCCTCGAGCTGTTCAAGCCGTTCCTCTTCAAGAAGCTCGAGGAGCGCGGGCTGGCCAACAACATCAAGAGCGCGCGCAAGAAGCTCGAGCGCTACCGCGACGTCCAGGACGAGGTGTGGGACGCGCTCGAGGAGGTCATCGCCGACAAGGTCGTCCTCCTCAACCGCGCGCCGACGCTCCACCGCCTCGGCATCCAGGCGTTCGAGCCGGTCCTCGTCGAGGGCCAGGCCATCCAGCTCCACCCGCTGGTCTGCGAGGCGTTCAACGCCGACTTCGACGGCGACCAGATGGCGATCCACGTGCCGCTGTCCGTGTACGCCCAGGCCGAGGCCAGGCTGCAGATGCTGGCCAGCCACAACCTGCTCTCGCCGGCGCACGGCGGGCCGAACGTGAACGCCACGCGCGACATCGTCCTCGGCCTCTACGTGCTCACCCAGCTCCACACGGGCCGGAAGGGCGCCGGCAACGAGTACGACAGCGCCGAGGACGCCCTCGCGGCGTACGACGCGGGCGAGGTCGACCTGAACTCGCCGATCAAGGTGGCGGGCCGGGAGACGAGCGTCGGTCGCCTGAAGTACCGCTTCGGCAGCGTCGACGAGGCGCTGATGGCGGTGCAGGAGGGCTTCATCGACATGCAGGACCCCGTCACCATCAAGATCGACGGGGAGCTCGTCGAGACGAGCCCCGGACGCGCGATGTTCGGCCGCATCGTCCGCGAGACCCTCGCCGCCGGCGGCGAGGTCCCGGCCGACCTGATCCGCTACGACACCGTCTACGAGAGGGGCGCGCTCCGCGACCTCGTCGTAGAGAGCTTCAAGCGCCTCGGCATCGAGCGCACCGCCGCCCTCCTCGACGGCCTCAAGCAGTACGGCTTCGAGCTCTCCACGACCTCGGGCATCACCATCGGCATCGACGACGTGGCGATCCCCGAGAAGAAGAGGGACCTCATCGCCGAGGCCCAGCAGAAGCTCAACCGCATCCAGGAGGCCGCCGAGCGCGGCTTCATGACCGAGCGCGAGCGCTTCAGCCAGGTCATCCGCCTGTGGAACGACACGACCGAGCAGGTGAAGGACGCCGTGTTCGAGAACTTCTCGAAGAACATGCCGTTCAACCCGCTCTTCGTGATGGCCCAGTCGGGCGCCCGCGGCAACCCGCAGCAGATCCGCCAGCTCGCGGGCATGCGCGGCCTGATGGCGAACCCGTCGGGCGAGACGATCGAGCTGCCCATCCGCGCGAACTTCCGCGAGGGCCTCGACGTCCTCGAGTACTTCATCTCGACGCACGGCGCCCGCAAGGGCGGCGCCGACACGGCCCTCCGCACGGCCGACTCGGGCTACCTCACGAGGAAGCTCGTCGACGTCGCCCACGAGATCGTCGTGCGCGAGGAGGACTGCGGCAGCGCCGAGTTCATCGAGGTCCCGCTCTACCTGCCGGAGGGCCGCCCGCGCCCGCGCGGCCACCTCGAGATGAGCCTCTACGGACGCCGCCTGGCGCTCGACCTCGAGATCGGCGGCTTCAAGAAGGAGGCCGGTGAGGTCCTCTACATGGAGGACGTCAGGGCCATCGCCGCGCGCATGGCGGACGACCCCGACGTGCGCAGCGTGGCGGTCCGCAGCCCGCTGACCTGCCAGACGCGCGCCGGCGTGTGCATCGCCTGCTACGGGCTCGACATGTCGCTGATGCGCGACGTCAGCCTCGGCGAGGCCGTGGGCACGATCGCCGCCGAGTCGATCGGCGAGCCGGGCACGCAGCTCACGATGCGCACGTTCCACACGGGCGGCATCGCGACCGGCGCCGACATCACGCAGGGCCTCCCGCGCGTGATCGAGCTGGTCGAGGCGCGCAAGCCCAAGGTCCGCGCCGTGATCTCCGAGGTCGACGGCGTCGTCTCGCTCGAGGAGGAGGACGACCGCGTCCGCGTCACAGTCACCTCCGACGACGGCGAGTTCGTCAAGACCTACAAGATCGACCGCACGATGCGCCTCGTCGTCAAGGACGGCGACCGCGTCGAGGCGGGCGACCCGCTCACGCGCGGCAGCATCAACCCGCACGACCTCCTCGAGTCCCGCGGTCCCGACGCTGTCCGCGCCTACCTCGTCGACGAGATCCAGAAGGTCTACCGCGGTCAGGGCGTGAGCGTGCACGACAAGCACATCGAGATCGTCGTGCGCCAGATGCTGAAGTACGTCGAGGTCATCGACGGCGGCGACAGCGACTACCTGGCCGGGCAGACCGTCGAGCGCTTCGACATCGAGGAGGTCAACCAGCAGCTCATGGCCGAGGGCAAGACGCCCGCGACCTGGAAGCCGCTGCTCCTCGGCATCACGAAGGCCTCGCTCTCGACGAAGAGCTGGCTGTCGGCCGCCTCGTTCCAGCACACGACCCACGTGCTCACCGAGGCCGCGCTGGCCGGCAAGGTCGACGACCTCGTCGGCCTCAAGGAGAACGTGATCCTCGGCCGCCTCGTGCCCGCCGGCACCGGCCTCGACGCGATCCGCAAGACCCGCGTCGCCGACGAGCGCACGCTGGCGAAGCTGGCCGAGAAGCGCCCCGCCGAGGAGGCGCCGGCCGCTCAGCGGCCCGCCGCCCCGGTCGCGGCGCAACAGCCGGAGGTGCGCGGCTAG